One Flammeovirga agarivorans DNA window includes the following coding sequences:
- the mrdA gene encoding penicillin-binding protein 2: MESRRWHIIAGFSILFITYAVVLLNIQVFSTNYKTRAEANIVERVVEYPLRGMIYDRNGKLLASNAAVFDVMIVPKYFKIEEEDSVVLAGMLDYTMEELRYNIKKSKYYSWYKPSVLKKQLTETEYAKIQDKIIRFKGLSIQARTIRSYPHQSLANALGYVKEVSKAFLDRDTAGYYQSGDLIGKSGVEKFYEEELRGQRGVSYIMKNVKGVTKGSFEDGKFDTIPRVGATLTSSIDLDLQKYGEDLMVNKKGAVVALDPNTGEILAMISAPSYDPNQLTGEGKRVSKNYGGLSRDKNKPLFNRAMQSRYPPGSTFKTVMALIGLQKGAIDTLTTYFSCNKRLVGCHDHKTPLNVAGSIINSCNPWYYQEIRRLLDDEGKRYETSDVLRQTLDTWREEVKGYGLGVKLGVDMPYEKGGLVPSSNLYDRIYKGGGWKISTIHSISIGQGEVLAMPIQLANLGAIIANRGHYYTPHIIKDIGGEGPLQQYKVKHQVDVKPEYVDHIARAMSEVPRIGTARRAFSNDLVICGKTGTAQNPHGEDHSIFMGFAPLDKPQIAIAVYVENAGFGGTWAAPIASLMMEKYVNGEVKRPYLEKYVYNGDLIAKEEARKEKERLLKERREKQKARMKELQAKRAQQAAQQDSIRVTTSTDE, encoded by the coding sequence ATGGAATCAAGACGTTGGCATATCATTGCAGGCTTTTCAATCTTATTCATTACTTATGCGGTTGTTTTATTAAACATTCAGGTATTTAGTACGAATTATAAGACAAGAGCTGAAGCAAACATAGTAGAACGAGTGGTAGAATATCCTTTAAGAGGTATGATCTACGACCGTAATGGAAAACTATTGGCTTCAAATGCTGCCGTTTTCGATGTGATGATTGTACCCAAATACTTTAAGATAGAAGAAGAGGATTCAGTAGTATTAGCAGGAATGCTAGACTACACTATGGAGGAGTTAAGGTATAATATCAAAAAATCGAAATATTATTCTTGGTATAAACCTTCAGTACTAAAAAAGCAGCTGACGGAAACAGAATACGCCAAGATACAAGATAAAATTATTCGCTTTAAAGGTTTAAGTATTCAAGCGAGAACCATTCGATCATATCCACATCAGAGTTTAGCAAATGCATTAGGATATGTGAAAGAGGTATCAAAAGCATTTTTAGATCGTGATACTGCAGGGTATTACCAGAGTGGTGACCTTATCGGTAAAAGTGGTGTAGAAAAATTTTATGAAGAAGAACTTAGAGGACAGCGTGGTGTAAGTTACATCATGAAAAACGTTAAAGGGGTGACCAAAGGATCTTTTGAAGATGGTAAATTTGATACTATCCCAAGAGTAGGAGCTACTTTAACTTCATCCATCGATCTTGACTTACAAAAATATGGGGAAGACTTGATGGTGAATAAAAAAGGTGCTGTTGTAGCACTAGATCCTAATACAGGTGAAATCTTAGCCATGATTTCTGCTCCATCATACGATCCAAACCAGTTAACGGGTGAAGGAAAAAGAGTTTCTAAGAATTATGGTGGTCTCTCAAGAGATAAAAATAAACCACTTTTTAACCGTGCTATGCAATCTAGGTATCCTCCGGGATCTACTTTCAAAACTGTGATGGCGTTAATCGGTCTACAAAAAGGAGCAATTGATACGCTTACCACTTACTTCAGTTGTAATAAACGATTGGTAGGTTGCCATGATCACAAAACACCTTTGAATGTGGCAGGGTCCATTATCAATTCATGTAACCCTTGGTATTATCAAGAAATTCGTCGTTTGTTAGATGATGAAGGTAAGCGGTATGAGACTTCAGATGTATTAAGACAAACTCTAGATACATGGAGGGAAGAGGTAAAAGGATATGGTCTTGGTGTGAAGCTTGGTGTAGATATGCCTTATGAAAAAGGTGGTTTAGTACCTAGTTCAAACCTTTATGATAGAATTTATAAAGGTGGAGGATGGAAAATCAGTACTATTCACTCTATTAGTATTGGTCAAGGAGAGGTATTGGCTATGCCTATCCAATTAGCTAACTTAGGAGCAATTATCGCTAATAGAGGACATTATTATACGCCTCATATCATTAAAGATATTGGTGGTGAAGGACCACTACAACAATATAAAGTAAAGCATCAAGTAGATGTAAAACCTGAATATGTGGATCATATTGCAAGGGCTATGTCTGAAGTTCCAAGAATAGGTACAGCCCGAAGAGCATTCAGTAATGATCTTGTCATTTGTGGTAAAACAGGTACTGCTCAAAACCCTCATGGAGAAGACCATTCTATTTTTATGGGTTTTGCTCCACTTGATAAACCTCAAATTGCCATTGCTGTATATGTAGAGAATGCAGGTTTTGGTGGTACATGGGCTGCACCTATTGCAAGTTTAATGATGGAGAAGTACGTAAACGGTGAAGTAAAACGTCCTTATCTTGAAAAATATGTTTACAACGGAGACCTAATTGCTAAAGAAGAAGCAAGAAAGGAGAAAGAAAGGTTGTTGAAAGAACGTAGAGAAAAGCAAAAAGCCAGAATGAAAGAACTTCAAGCGAAGAGAGCTCAGCAGGCAGCCCAACAAGATTCCATTCGAGTAACAACATCGACAGATGAATAA
- a CDS encoding DUF58 domain-containing protein has protein sequence MKELLKKLRKYEIRIRKAINSHMQGDFHSVFKGSGLEFDDVRLYQYGDDIRHIDWNVTAKGHGTFVKTFKEEKEQNVFFVVDVSASQDIGKPQRKKIDVTKEIAGVLAMSALKEASSVGLLCFSDDKERYVKPNKGNKHAYQLIGELFRLKPKSPKTNINKALGQTLSMIKRKSIIIVISDFVDENYERHLKALCRKHDLVVVHVGDDRETSFPRIGIAPLYDKEAGKTIWVNTSSKQFRDKLDKFYAQNRLELSDLVRRNGGNYVFVNAAEDYVPKLIKLFKVRNRVKR, from the coding sequence ATGAAAGAATTACTCAAGAAGTTAAGAAAATATGAAATCCGTATTAGAAAAGCGATCAACTCGCATATGCAAGGGGATTTTCATTCTGTATTTAAAGGCTCAGGTTTAGAATTTGATGATGTCCGCCTGTATCAATACGGAGATGACATTAGACATATAGATTGGAATGTGACTGCAAAAGGGCATGGAACCTTTGTGAAAACATTCAAAGAAGAGAAAGAGCAAAACGTATTTTTTGTGGTGGATGTCAGTGCCTCTCAGGACATTGGTAAGCCTCAAAGAAAAAAAATAGATGTAACGAAAGAAATTGCAGGAGTGTTGGCGATGTCGGCATTAAAAGAAGCAAGTTCTGTTGGTCTATTATGCTTCTCTGATGATAAGGAAAGATATGTGAAACCCAATAAAGGGAATAAGCATGCCTATCAATTGATTGGTGAATTATTTAGATTGAAACCGAAATCACCTAAAACCAATATCAATAAAGCCTTAGGTCAAACTTTATCAATGATCAAAAGAAAGAGTATCATTATTGTGATCTCCGATTTTGTAGATGAAAATTATGAGCGTCACTTAAAAGCTTTATGCCGAAAGCATGATCTTGTAGTGGTACATGTTGGGGATGATAGAGAAACTTCTTTTCCTCGTATTGGTATTGCTCCTTTGTATGATAAAGAAGCTGGAAAAACGATTTGGGTAAATACATCATCAAAACAGTTTAGAGACAAATTGGATAAGTTTTATGCACAAAACAGATTGGAACTTAGTGACCTTGTTCGAAGAAACGGAGGTAACTATGTTTTTGTCAATGCAGCAGAAGACTATGTCCCTAAATTGATCAAGTTGTTTAAAGTAAGAAACAGAGTAAAAAGATAA
- a CDS encoding sensor histidine kinase, with translation MAIQTKNKLFDEKINILDHLPESMSLKLNKPIIQHSIFWIIYFVLNGLRWGSYYDDYTYSFQSNLIGFAIHIPLSYYHAYYLLPKYIPNKKYFMYIFQLSIALVIMMYLKVFLTQQFLLPVWPEAGTQAEIFSANHVIAIITGELYVLGITTSIALTQNWIANQKKTRELEKQNMMTELNLLKSQIQPHFLFNTLNNIYSLTLDKSDEASDAVMKLSELMSYMLYQKETRVNLEDELYYMQSYLDLEKLRFGNRLIMTFNVEGEAGNVRVPQLLFLPFIENTFKHGVKNKLNEIKIELNLKISDDFITFEVENPSIDQTPLPFNLPVQTKKTKTGGFGLANARRRLGLLYDDRYSLDINDGEEKFKVTLKIPRDE, from the coding sequence ATGGCAATACAAACAAAAAATAAGTTATTTGATGAGAAGATAAATATTCTAGACCATCTACCTGAATCAATGTCTTTGAAATTGAATAAACCAATCATACAGCATTCCATCTTCTGGATCATCTACTTTGTATTAAATGGTCTAAGATGGGGCAGTTATTATGATGACTACACTTACTCTTTCCAGTCCAACCTTATAGGCTTTGCGATACATATACCATTATCGTATTATCATGCCTATTATTTATTACCGAAATACATACCTAATAAGAAGTACTTTATGTACATCTTTCAATTAAGTATCGCTTTGGTAATTATGATGTACTTAAAAGTATTCCTTACCCAACAGTTTTTATTACCTGTTTGGCCAGAAGCGGGTACTCAAGCTGAAATATTTAGTGCGAACCATGTTATTGCCATTATCACCGGTGAGCTCTATGTTTTAGGTATTACTACATCTATTGCTCTAACACAAAACTGGATAGCCAACCAAAAGAAGACTAGAGAGCTTGAAAAACAGAATATGATGACGGAACTGAACTTATTAAAGAGTCAGATTCAGCCACACTTCTTATTCAATACACTTAATAATATCTATTCTCTTACTTTAGATAAAAGTGATGAGGCATCTGATGCTGTGATGAAACTATCAGAGCTGATGAGTTATATGCTGTATCAAAAAGAAACAAGGGTAAACCTAGAGGACGAGCTATATTATATGCAAAGCTATCTGGATCTTGAAAAACTTAGATTCGGAAATCGCCTAATTATGACTTTTAATGTAGAAGGAGAAGCAGGAAATGTAAGAGTTCCTCAACTTTTATTCTTACCTTTTATAGAAAATACATTTAAACACGGGGTAAAGAACAAGCTCAATGAAATCAAAATTGAATTGAACTTGAAGATTTCGGATGATTTTATCACATTTGAAGTAGAGAATCCAAGTATTGATCAAACCCCACTCCCTTTCAACCTGCCTGTTCAAACGAAAAAAACCAAAACCGGCGGATTCGGACTTGCTAATGCAAGAAGACGACTAGGACTACTATATGATGATCGATACAGCCTTGACATTAATGATGGAGAGGAGAAGTTTAAAGTAACGCTTAAAATTCCACGAGATGAGTAA
- a CDS encoding DUF1444 family protein, whose protein sequence is MKKTFNIFFTLLFLITNFVVAQDEQELPYGRFSTDSIMLGEEIKYTLRYEHNADDEVLFVDSTYNFTPFELLNKEFFPTRSVNNVSIDCVIYTLATYEIDSVYELGLPVLIAENGTTDSLFAHLDGVFFKDLIQVLPDTAKVIADVNYVEVQREFNYPYLMIFIGIIFAIALIVVFGFGGKIREHWRKKKVQKAYDTFISSYKSYLGKELSSSETEDAVALWKGYLAAATNLEIQALTSKEIGKVLVSKKLEEQLKLLDRVIYSGSGAEEAKPVLKKLQNIANKGFAYALANEKDKAFILLEDDFEKESHHEDVVSAVTEVSQNGTTDSSLSGNVSQEIKTLPADIKQKVENTKSSKEIYPLLKTSDWVGKDFSIFKNFPISSKAPLPLIAFGYDLGEQFMFYTKDDLKKEKVSEDAIYKQAMANLKEIKVPFESGPGFYTASGNDFSAEKILDTDFLLEAQKKMGAYKIIVAIPRRTVMYLTDANSTEEQLKLFQKLVHTTYLDDSYGNAPITNLLFTFEGAECKEVNVVAP, encoded by the coding sequence ATGAAGAAGACATTCAATATATTTTTTACACTTTTATTTCTAATTACAAACTTCGTAGTTGCTCAAGATGAGCAGGAGTTACCTTATGGTAGGTTTAGTACTGACAGTATTATGCTTGGAGAAGAGATTAAATATACTCTTAGATATGAGCACAATGCTGATGATGAAGTACTATTTGTAGATTCTACTTATAACTTCACACCCTTCGAATTATTGAATAAGGAATTTTTTCCAACACGAAGTGTAAACAATGTTAGTATAGACTGTGTGATCTATACTTTGGCTACCTACGAAATTGATTCTGTTTATGAATTAGGCTTGCCAGTTTTAATTGCGGAAAATGGGACTACAGATTCTCTTTTTGCTCATTTAGATGGCGTCTTTTTTAAAGACTTAATTCAAGTGCTTCCTGATACTGCAAAAGTAATTGCAGATGTGAATTATGTAGAAGTTCAACGCGAATTCAATTATCCTTACCTAATGATTTTCATTGGTATTATCTTCGCTATAGCTCTGATAGTAGTATTTGGATTTGGTGGAAAAATAAGAGAACACTGGAGAAAGAAAAAAGTACAGAAGGCTTACGATACATTTATCTCTTCTTATAAATCTTACTTAGGAAAAGAATTAAGTAGTAGTGAAACGGAAGATGCTGTAGCACTTTGGAAAGGATACTTAGCAGCAGCCACTAACTTAGAGATTCAGGCATTAACTTCTAAAGAGATAGGAAAAGTATTAGTTTCGAAAAAGTTAGAAGAGCAACTTAAACTTTTAGATAGAGTGATTTACTCGGGCAGTGGAGCAGAAGAAGCTAAACCTGTACTGAAGAAATTACAGAATATTGCTAATAAGGGTTTTGCTTATGCTTTAGCTAATGAAAAAGATAAAGCTTTTATTCTTCTTGAAGATGATTTTGAAAAAGAAAGCCATCATGAAGATGTAGTTTCTGCAGTGACTGAAGTATCACAAAATGGAACTACTGATAGTAGCCTTAGTGGAAATGTATCTCAAGAAATTAAGACACTACCGGCAGATATTAAACAAAAAGTAGAGAATACGAAATCATCAAAAGAAATATACCCATTATTAAAGACTAGTGATTGGGTAGGAAAAGATTTCAGTATTTTCAAGAACTTTCCAATATCTTCAAAAGCTCCATTACCATTAATTGCTTTTGGTTATGATTTAGGAGAACAATTTATGTTCTACACTAAAGATGACCTTAAAAAAGAAAAGGTATCTGAAGATGCTATTTACAAACAAGCGATGGCAAATTTAAAGGAGATTAAAGTGCCTTTCGAGTCAGGTCCTGGATTTTATACTGCTTCAGGTAATGACTTCTCTGCTGAAAAGATTCTGGATACAGATTTTCTTTTAGAAGCCCAGAAAAAAATGGGAGCATATAAGATCATTGTTGCTATTCCGAGACGAACAGTGATGTATCTAACAGATGCCAACTCTACAGAAGAACAATTGAAGTTATTCCAAAAACTCGTTCATACAACGTATCTAGATGACAGTTATGGGAACGCTCCAATCACGAATCTTCTATTTACTTTTGAAGGAGCCGAATGTAAAGAAGTAAATGTAGTTGCTCCTTAA
- a CDS encoding vWA domain-containing protein, whose protein sequence is MYENILSLDWFLPSTLKGFDWENPFYLYLIAGVPFLFLLRWLLRYRVRQKLDVALPEGRLKADWSTLLRFIPPFILSLAIALMLIALARPQKTNEQVEQWTEGIDIMLILDISHSMKIEDFVPNRLEAAKKVAAKFIDGRVQDRIGLVIFSGEAISYAPLTTDYTLLKNLVKDIDFNMIDKNGTAIGLALGVAINRMSESDAKSKVAILLSDGENTAGSIDPKTAAELAYGYGVKVYTIGVGKEGRVPYGTDMFGRPKYIEQHLDETALREIAKIGKGKYFRATNNKALAKIFDRIDNYEKAEIKETRYKDTKDFYQYYLIWGLIFFLMWMALKSTFMTNALED, encoded by the coding sequence ATGTACGAAAATATATTATCATTAGATTGGTTTTTACCTTCCACACTAAAGGGTTTTGATTGGGAAAATCCGTTCTACCTCTATCTAATTGCAGGTGTTCCATTTCTATTCTTATTGAGATGGTTGCTTCGATATAGAGTACGCCAAAAACTCGATGTAGCTTTACCAGAAGGTAGGCTAAAGGCAGATTGGAGTACACTTTTACGATTTATTCCTCCATTTATTTTATCATTAGCGATAGCTTTAATGTTGATAGCATTGGCTAGACCACAAAAGACAAATGAGCAAGTAGAACAATGGACTGAAGGTATCGATATCATGTTGATATTGGATATTTCCCATTCCATGAAAATCGAAGACTTTGTCCCTAATAGATTAGAAGCAGCAAAAAAAGTTGCAGCAAAATTTATTGATGGCAGGGTACAAGACAGAATAGGTTTAGTTATTTTCTCTGGAGAAGCGATTTCTTATGCGCCTTTAACTACCGATTATACCTTACTGAAAAACTTAGTAAAGGACATCGATTTTAATATGATCGATAAAAATGGTACTGCTATTGGTCTTGCACTAGGTGTAGCCATTAATAGAATGTCAGAGTCTGATGCTAAATCAAAAGTAGCTATTTTATTATCAGATGGTGAGAATACTGCAGGAAGTATTGACCCGAAGACGGCTGCAGAATTAGCATATGGCTATGGAGTAAAAGTATATACAATTGGTGTAGGTAAAGAAGGTAGAGTACCATATGGTACTGATATGTTCGGTAGACCAAAATATATTGAGCAACATCTTGATGAAACAGCACTGAGAGAAATTGCGAAAATTGGTAAAGGAAAGTATTTTAGAGCTACAAATAATAAAGCCTTAGCAAAAATCTTTGATAGAATTGATAATTACGAAAAGGCTGAAATCAAAGAAACAAGATACAAGGACACAAAAGATTTCTACCAATATTATTTGATTTGGGGACTGATATTCTTCTTAATGTGGATGGCACTGAAAAGTACATTTATGACAAACGCATTGGAAGACTAA
- a CDS encoding LytR/AlgR family response regulator transcription factor: MSKIKCLIVDDEPLAIKVIENYLMRLNEFEIVAKCESAIEAFNVLQNQKIDLMFLDINMPMLTGIDFVKSLEQKPEVILTTAYREYALEGFEISALDYLLKPISFQRFLKAANKASKLIQTKEAAKGNISTATTSSSSPKVTSTTTAKSSSDEDAFIFLKVEKKMVKVKLDDIIYMESLKDYLRVYTKDQEMVVHYTLTKILENLPEDEFIRVHRSFAISLNKVNAIEGNQVELKNGKMLPIGRLYQQVVKDTIYSKGIMPTN, from the coding sequence ATGAGTAAAATTAAATGTCTGATTGTTGATGATGAGCCTCTAGCAATAAAAGTGATTGAAAATTACTTAATGAGGTTGAACGAGTTTGAGATCGTGGCAAAATGTGAAAGTGCTATAGAAGCATTCAACGTACTACAGAATCAGAAAATAGATTTAATGTTCTTAGATATCAATATGCCAATGCTAACAGGTATTGACTTTGTAAAATCTTTAGAACAAAAACCTGAAGTAATTTTAACTACTGCTTACAGAGAATATGCATTAGAAGGCTTTGAAATTTCTGCATTAGATTACCTTCTAAAGCCTATTTCATTCCAGAGATTTTTAAAAGCAGCTAATAAAGCATCAAAATTAATTCAGACCAAAGAAGCCGCAAAAGGTAATATATCAACGGCAACTACTTCTAGTAGTAGTCCAAAAGTGACTTCAACAACTACAGCGAAATCATCATCTGATGAAGATGCTTTTATCTTCCTCAAGGTGGAAAAGAAGATGGTAAAAGTAAAGTTGGATGATATTATCTATATGGAGAGTCTAAAGGACTACCTAAGAGTCTACACGAAAGACCAAGAAATGGTTGTTCATTATACCCTCACAAAAATTCTTGAAAACCTACCAGAAGATGAATTCATCAGAGTTCATCGTTCATTTGCAATTTCCCTCAATAAGGTAAATGCCATTGAAGGTAATCAGGTAGAACTTAAAAATGGTAAAATGCTCCCAATAGGAAGACTTTATCAACAAGTCGTTAAAGATACTATCTATAGTAAAGGTATTATGCCGACCAATTAA